The Nakamurella antarctica genomic interval ATTCGGTCCCCACACCGATGTCAGCAAGGATTGGCGCGTCACCAATTTGCCCGGGTGTCGCAACAGGAACTCCAGGATCTGCCACTCGGTGGGTGTGAGCCGCACCGACTCAGCTCCTTTGTGAATCTGCTTTGCGGAGAGGTCCACCGTTACCTGGCCAAAGGTGATGACGGGTTCGCTCTCCTTGTTCGGCACGCGGCGGGTCAGCGCTCGGATTCTCGCCAATAGTTCTTCGATCGAAAACGGTTTGGTGACATAGTCATCCGCGCCAGCATCCAACGCCTCCACCTTGTCTGCGGCGCCCGTCCGGCCGGAAACTACCAGAATTGGCGCCTGGGTCCACCCGCGCAACGCGGTAATCACACCTATTCCATCCACTTTGGGCATCCCCAGGTCAAGCATCACCAGGTCAGGGTGATGCTTCATCGCTGCCTCGATGGCGCTCGCCCCGTCGGGTGCGGTAATGATCCGATACCCTCTCGCTCCCAGCGTTACTCGAAGAGCACGCAAAATTTGTGGGTCGTCATCGGCGATCAAGATATTCATCGGTTCACGTCGCTCGTCGCGGGTTCGAGTTGCGGCAACGGTTCCCTCGCCGTTTCGCCGGGGAGCGAAGGGGCCTGCGTCGTTGTGCCGGTCGGCGCATCACCCAGCGAGGCATCTTCTCCTGTTGCGACGGGCTGGTGAACTGGCAACGCAACCACCATCGTCAGGCCGCCCCCGGGGGTGTCTTCGACCTGCAAAGTCCCGTTCATCCCCTCTACGAAACCTTTGGAAAGTGCCAGGCCCAGGCCGAGGCCGGTGAGGTTGTCGGTATCACCCAGGCGTTGGAACGGCACGAAAACCTCATCCTTGCGATCAGTGGGGATCCCCGGACCGTGGTCCACCACGCGGATCTCGACCACGTTGGCGAAATGGCTGGTGGAAATCAGAACCAACGTGTTGGCGGGCGCAAATCGCACCGCATTGGCCAAAAGATTTACCACCACCCGCTCCAGTAGGACAAAATCCGCCGTCACGAGAGGCACTTCGGCGAGGTCGAATTCGACTTCGGCCGGGCCAAGTCCCAACTCGTCCAGCGCCGGCAAGATCACGTCAACCACATCAACTTCTGCCAGGTGCACACCGAGCACCCCCGCCTGCAACCTGCTGACGTCCAACAGATTTGTTACCAACGCCGCCAGCGTCTGAAGACTCTCATCCGCCGTGGCGAGCAGCTCGGTGCGATCGGCTGGGCTGAGCTGCCCATCGGTTGACCTGAGTCCGCTCACAGCTGCCGTCGCTGCAGTCAATGGACGACGCAGGTCGTGGCCCACTGCCGCGAGTAATGCACTACGAACCTTGTCCGCCTGCGCCAGAGGCCCCACGGCGCTAGCTGTTTCGGTCAGATCACCGTGCTCGAGGACTACCTCGAACTGAGTCGCGATCACCACCAGGAGTCTTCGTTCGTATGCGGCTAGATCTGGGCCGTGGAGCTCCAACGTGGCTCTGGTTCCCACCGGAATGCTGGTGACTTGATCATCCGGCGCGATTTCGCCGTCCGAGGAGACCACCACTCCCGCGCTCGAAATCAGGCAGACGGCAGAGAGGCCGAATGCCTCCCGCGTCCGAGATACCAACGCCTGCAGGGCATCCTGCCCGCGCAGCACACTTCCCACTACCGTGGCGAGCATTTCAGATTCAGCAGCGGCGCGCTGTGCCGCGCGGGCGCGCCGAGCGGCTTGGTCGACCACGTAGCTGACCAACACCGCATTGACGATGTAGAGAAACAGAGCGAGCAGATGCAGCGGCTCGTCGACGGTGATCGTGTGCAACGGCTCAACGAAGAAGAAGTCCAGCGTGAGGCCCGAGAGCACCGCGGCCCAGAGCGCCGGCCAGATGCCGCCCACCAGCGCTACTGCGACTACTAAGAGCTGGTAGGTCAGGACGTCGCTGGTGATGGATTCTTTGGAGCGGAGCGCCGCTAGGAGCCACGTCACGAGCGGCCCACCTAAAATAGCGAGGGCAAAGCCCCAGATCCTGCGCCGAACCGATAGCGCACCGGCGGCGCTTGGCAAGGTGAACCGCCCGCCCGCCGCTGCGTGTGTGACGATGTGGACATCAATATCGCCCGATTCGCGCACCACTGTCGCGCCGATACCGGGACCGGATAGCGCAGCCGCCAACCTGCTCCGCCGGCTCACCCCAATCACCAGCTGCGTGGCGTTGACTGAACGCGCGAACTCCACCAAAGCGGACGGAACGTCCTCACCGACTACCTGGTGGTAGGTCCCGCCAAGAGTCTCGATCAGGGTTCGCTGCGCTACCAACGCACCCGGGTGGGAATCGCGCAGTCCATCCTGGGTGGAGATATGCACAGCAAGCACCTCGCCGCCCGCCGAACGTGCAGCGATCCGTGCGGCGCGGCGCAGCAGGGTTTCGCCCTCCGGGCCACCGGTCAGCGCAACGACCACGCGCTCCCTGGTATCCCACTGGCTGTTGATGCC includes:
- a CDS encoding response regulator, which codes for MNILIADDDPQILRALRVTLGARGYRIITAPDGASAIEAAMKHHPDLVMLDLGMPKVDGIGVITALRGWTQAPILVVSGRTGAADKVEALDAGADDYVTKPFSIEELLARIRALTRRVPNKESEPVITFGQVTVDLSAKQIHKGAESVRLTPTEWQILEFLLRHPGKLVTRQSLLTSVWGPNHTSDTGYLRLYLAQLRKKLEPEPAKPRYLITEAGMGYRFLPDGDQSAESK
- a CDS encoding sensor histidine kinase, giving the protein MKRGQLRVLLGAAPGVGKTYTMLEDGKRLLAEGRDVVVAVVETHGRAGTTAVLEGLEIVPRMVVSHRGVELAEMDLAAVIARKPDIALVDELAHTNAPGSDHEKRWQDVNSLLDAGIDVVSTVNIQHIESLNDVVRKITGVPQRETVPDTVLRAADQIEVVDLAPAALRTRLADGHVYPALRVDAALSNYFRLGNLTALRELALLWLADEVDSALKTYRQEKGINSQWDTRERVVVALTGGPEGETLLRRAARIAARSAGGEVLAVHISTQDGLRDSHPGALVAQRTLIETLGGTYHQVVGEDVPSALVEFARSVNATQLVIGVSRRSRLAAALSGPGIGATVVRESGDIDVHIVTHAAAGGRFTLPSAAGALSVRRRIWGFALAILGGPLVTWLLAALRSKESITSDVLTYQLLVVAVALVGGIWPALWAAVLSGLTLDFFFVEPLHTITVDEPLHLLALFLYIVNAVLVSYVVDQAARRARAAQRAAAESEMLATVVGSVLRGQDALQALVSRTREAFGLSAVCLISSAGVVVSSDGEIAPDDQVTSIPVGTRATLELHGPDLAAYERRLLVVIATQFEVVLEHGDLTETASAVGPLAQADKVRSALLAAVGHDLRRPLTAATAAVSGLRSTDGQLSPADRTELLATADESLQTLAALVTNLLDVSRLQAGVLGVHLAEVDVVDVILPALDELGLGPAEVEFDLAEVPLVTADFVLLERVVVNLLANAVRFAPANTLVLISTSHFANVVEIRVVDHGPGIPTDRKDEVFVPFQRLGDTDNLTGLGLGLALSKGFVEGMNGTLQVEDTPGGGLTMVVALPVHQPVATGEDASLGDAPTGTTTQAPSLPGETAREPLPQLEPATSDVNR